The following proteins come from a genomic window of Mucinivorans hirudinis:
- a CDS encoding Major outer membrane protein OmpA, whose protein sequence is MKKKLLLLTCLSLMVASSYAQEQQQEQIVNYRTSRIGDNWFFSVGAGGTVYLGAQNSGEFLNRLRPVAELSIGKWITPSVGVRLQGVYTPSFREYSVIHTSPFKEGEMLQKFNYMGVHSDFMLNLSSAIGGYKEDRVYEIIPYFGPSWSHINLADRPTYNEISVAGGIINRFRLSRTVDANLEMRAIMIHGRMDHSTVDNRLDFPVSVSAGITVRLGRNKDFKVVPYPDYTPYNKRIKSLEDDLTSLEGKNKKLQKELEDCNNKPAVEKVVTKYTDISSPCVLFFGLNKYKLTSRELTNLEYFVVNTLKKSPDKRYIIWGAADKETGTAAYNQVLSQKRAEFVLDILVNKYGLARDRFTIKAVGSSDNRFKEAQLNRVVIIE, encoded by the coding sequence GCACAAGTAGAATAGGCGACAACTGGTTTTTCTCGGTTGGTGCAGGTGGGACGGTGTACTTGGGTGCACAAAATTCAGGTGAATTCCTAAACCGTCTGCGTCCGGTTGCTGAACTATCCATCGGCAAGTGGATTACTCCAAGTGTTGGAGTACGTCTACAAGGAGTCTACACACCCTCTTTCCGCGAATATTCGGTAATCCACACTAGCCCTTTCAAGGAGGGAGAGATGCTCCAAAAGTTTAATTATATGGGAGTTCACTCTGATTTTATGCTCAATCTGAGTAGTGCAATCGGTGGATACAAGGAAGATAGGGTGTACGAGATAATCCCATATTTCGGACCTTCGTGGAGCCACATTAACCTAGCCGATAGACCAACATACAACGAAATATCGGTTGCCGGAGGTATAATCAACCGCTTCCGCCTATCACGCACAGTGGATGCAAACTTAGAGATGCGTGCCATTATGATACACGGACGTATGGACCACTCAACGGTGGATAACCGCCTGGACTTTCCCGTATCGGTCTCTGCCGGAATAACCGTTCGTTTGGGAAGAAACAAGGACTTCAAAGTTGTGCCTTATCCCGACTACACACCTTACAACAAACGCATCAAATCTCTGGAGGATGACCTTACCAGCCTAGAAGGCAAAAACAAGAAGCTGCAAAAGGAACTGGAAGATTGCAACAATAAACCTGCTGTGGAGAAGGTGGTTACAAAGTATACAGATATATCATCTCCTTGCGTTCTGTTCTTTGGTCTGAATAAGTATAAACTAACCAGCCGCGAGCTTACAAACCTAGAATATTTTGTGGTCAATACCCTCAAAAAGAGTCCCGATAAGAGATATATTATCTGGGGGGCGGCTGACAAGGAGACAGGAACGGCTGCCTACAATCAGGTGTTGAGCCAAAAACGCGCCGAATTTGTGCTGGACATTCTTGTGAACAAATACGGTTTGGCACGCGACCGCTTCACAATCAAGGCTGTTGGCTCTTCGGATAACCGCTTCAAAGAGGCGCAACTGAACCGCGTAGTAATAATCGAATAG
- a CDS encoding putative membrane protein, which yields MLGTIVNAGAIIVGGAIGSMVGARLPARLQKIVFQGLGIITMTIGVSMALKTPNFLVVALSVVTGAIVGELLGIEKWLERLPRKFLKSGSASRAVEGFVTSSLLFCVGSMAILGSIEDGLGQHPTLLYTKSVMDGITTIAFAATFGIAVVFSALPVLIYQGAITLAAVWITSHLDETMIAQLTAVGGIMLVGLGLNILEIKEIKVTNMLPALLLTTLFTILLG from the coding sequence ATGTTAGGAACGATAGTAAACGCAGGAGCAATAATTGTCGGCGGAGCGATAGGCTCGATGGTGGGCGCACGACTACCTGCGCGGCTTCAAAAGATAGTGTTTCAGGGGCTTGGCATCATTACGATGACCATTGGCGTGTCTATGGCGCTCAAGACACCCAACTTTTTGGTTGTCGCGCTTAGCGTTGTGACAGGTGCTATCGTGGGAGAGTTGTTGGGCATTGAAAAGTGGCTCGAAAGGCTGCCGCGCAAATTTCTCAAGAGCGGTTCGGCATCGCGAGCAGTGGAGGGATTTGTCACATCATCGCTACTTTTTTGCGTAGGCTCGATGGCAATTCTCGGCTCAATCGAAGACGGCTTGGGGCAACACCCTACCCTACTCTACACCAAATCCGTGATGGACGGCATCACCACTATCGCCTTTGCTGCAACCTTTGGCATAGCCGTCGTTTTCTCCGCCCTACCGGTGCTTATATATCAGGGCGCTATCACATTAGCAGCCGTTTGGATAACCTCACACCTAGATGAGACGATGATTGCGCAACTCACAGCAGTGGGCGGAATTATGCTGGTGGGATTGGGATTGAATATTCTGGAAATTAAAGAGATAAAAGTAACAAATATGCTGCCGGCACTCCTTCTGACAACACTTTTTACTATCTTATTGGGATGA
- a CDS encoding NADP-specific glutamate dehydrogenase — protein MTKQAEKFLDDFMVRIVAKNPGEAEFHQAVREVAESLAQTIVENPIYEKMKILDRIAEAERIIIFRVPWLDDKGQVQINRGFRVQMNSAIGPYKGGLRFHSSVNLSILKFLAFEQTFKNSLTTLPMGGGKGGSDFDPKGKSDTEVMRFCQSFATELQRHIGADTDVPAGDIGVGGREIGFMYGQCKRLRNEFTGTLTGKGLDWGGSAIRPEATGYGVSYFVEEMLATRGDSPAGKIVTISGSGNVAQYACEKMTALGATVVTMSDSSGYIYDADGIDAEKLAHIMEIKNIFRGRIADYVKEYPSAQYFAAERPWGVKCDIAIPCATQNEISEEDAAKLLANGCFCIAEGANMPSTPAAIAIFQSNKLLYAPGKASNAGGVATSGLEMSQNSMRISWTPEEVDSKLKSIMRNIHSRCVEYGTGEDGYINYVNGANIAGFRKVANAMIQQGVV, from the coding sequence ATGACAAAGCAAGCAGAAAAGTTTTTGGACGATTTTATGGTACGTATAGTTGCCAAGAATCCCGGTGAGGCGGAGTTTCATCAAGCAGTACGCGAGGTTGCTGAGAGCCTTGCGCAGACGATAGTGGAGAATCCTATTTACGAAAAGATGAAAATTCTGGATAGAATTGCCGAGGCGGAGCGCATTATTATCTTCCGTGTGCCGTGGTTGGACGATAAGGGGCAGGTGCAGATTAATCGCGGCTTTCGTGTGCAGATGAATTCGGCGATAGGTCCTTATAAGGGTGGATTGCGTTTTCATTCATCTGTTAATCTCTCTATTCTCAAATTTTTAGCTTTTGAGCAGACTTTCAAGAACTCCTTGACGACTCTTCCTATGGGTGGTGGTAAGGGTGGCTCGGACTTCGACCCTAAGGGAAAATCCGATACTGAGGTTATGCGCTTCTGTCAGTCGTTTGCCACTGAGCTTCAACGCCATATAGGGGCTGACACGGATGTGCCGGCGGGCGATATAGGTGTTGGTGGGCGTGAAATAGGTTTTATGTATGGGCAGTGTAAACGTTTGAGAAATGAGTTTACCGGTACTCTTACAGGCAAGGGGCTTGACTGGGGCGGTTCGGCTATTCGTCCTGAGGCAACGGGATATGGCGTTAGCTATTTTGTGGAAGAGATGCTTGCAACGCGTGGAGATTCACCGGCTGGAAAAATTGTAACAATTTCAGGTTCAGGCAATGTAGCGCAATATGCTTGTGAAAAGATGACCGCTTTGGGGGCAACGGTGGTGACAATGTCCGACTCTTCGGGCTATATATATGATGCTGATGGGATTGATGCCGAAAAACTTGCCCACATTATGGAAATCAAGAATATCTTCCGCGGGCGAATTGCCGACTATGTCAAGGAGTACCCCTCTGCTCAATATTTTGCTGCTGAACGTCCTTGGGGCGTAAAGTGCGATATTGCAATTCCTTGTGCAACGCAAAACGAAATCAGTGAAGAGGATGCTGCAAAGCTCCTTGCCAATGGCTGTTTTTGCATTGCCGAGGGGGCGAATATGCCCTCTACACCCGCCGCTATCGCGATTTTCCAGAGTAACAAACTGCTCTATGCGCCGGGCAAGGCGAGCAATGCCGGTGGTGTTGCGACTTCAGGTTTGGAGATGAGTCAAAATTCGATGCGCATCTCTTGGACCCCCGAAGAGGTGGATAGTAAGTTGAAGTCTATTATGCGGAATATTCACAGCCGATGTGTCGAGTACGGCACGGGCGAAGACGGATACATAAACTACGTGAATGGTGCGAATATTGCAGGCTTCCGCAAAGTCGCAAATGCGATGATTCAGCAGGGTGTGGTGTAG
- a CDS encoding DNA-directed RNA polymerase alpha subunit, whose protein sequence is MAILAFQKPDKVIMLESTATYGRFEFRPLEPGFGITIGNALRRILLSSLEGYALTTVRIPGVDHEFASIEGVMEEMIEIILNLKQVRLARTTSSRDSEKVTINVAGITELTAGYLSQFMSSFKVLNPDLVICRLQNDAKFQMELTVGKGRGYVPADENRPNDAPIGLLAIDSIHTPIKNVKYSVENFRVEQRTDYEKLIIEIRTDGSIDPKEALKEAATILIHHFMLFSDERITLDVPEKVVTEELDDDLIHMRALLKTKLTEHDLSVRALNCLKAAEVETLGELVRFHRNDLLKFRNFGKKSLTELDELLDRHDLHFGMDVAKYKLDKE, encoded by the coding sequence ATGGCAATTTTAGCATTCCAAAAGCCGGATAAAGTGATAATGCTTGAATCTACGGCAACTTACGGACGGTTTGAGTTTCGTCCACTTGAACCCGGTTTTGGTATAACAATAGGCAATGCTCTTCGCAGGATATTGCTTTCATCTTTGGAGGGTTACGCACTGACGACTGTCAGAATTCCAGGCGTAGACCACGAATTTGCCTCCATTGAGGGGGTGATGGAGGAGATGATTGAGATAATCCTAAACCTTAAGCAGGTAAGGTTGGCACGCACCACATCGTCCAGAGACAGCGAGAAGGTTACAATTAATGTAGCAGGAATAACCGAGCTTACGGCAGGTTACCTTTCGCAGTTTATGTCCTCTTTCAAAGTTCTCAATCCGGATTTGGTAATCTGCCGTTTGCAGAATGACGCAAAATTCCAGATGGAGCTTACCGTGGGCAAGGGACGGGGTTATGTTCCGGCTGATGAGAATCGCCCTAACGATGCACCCATAGGTCTGTTGGCGATAGATTCAATTCACACTCCCATAAAGAATGTGAAGTATAGCGTGGAGAACTTTCGCGTTGAGCAACGCACCGACTATGAAAAACTAATTATCGAAATTCGTACTGATGGGTCAATAGATCCTAAAGAGGCGTTAAAGGAGGCGGCAACAATTCTTATCCACCACTTTATGCTCTTTTCGGATGAGCGTATCACACTTGATGTGCCCGAGAAGGTTGTGACTGAGGAGTTGGATGACGACTTGATTCATATGCGTGCACTGCTCAAGACTAAGCTCACCGAGCACGACCTTTCAGTTCGTGCACTCAACTGCTTGAAGGCAGCCGAGGTTGAGACTCTTGGCGAGCTTGTTCGCTTCCATCGTAACGACCTGCTCAAATTCCGCAACTTCGGCAAGAAGTCTCTGACGGAACTTGATGAACTACTAGACAGGCACGACCTCCATTTTGGTATGGACGTGGCTAAATACAAATTGGATAAAGAATAA
- a CDS encoding Transcriptional regulator, GntR family translates to MDFKDNRPIYLQIAALVCARIVEGEWQERIPSVRDLGSELGVNPNTCMRSYEYLTREDIIVIKRGIGYFVAEGAREKIVAMQRREFIEDTLPDIFAQMRSLGITIEELIKFYHVS, encoded by the coding sequence ATGGATTTCAAAGATAACAGACCCATCTACCTCCAAATTGCGGCATTAGTTTGTGCGCGAATAGTTGAGGGTGAGTGGCAGGAGCGCATCCCTTCGGTCAGGGATTTAGGCAGCGAGTTGGGGGTCAATCCCAATACTTGTATGCGCTCTTATGAGTACCTAACCCGCGAGGATATTATAGTCATTAAGCGCGGTATTGGCTATTTTGTAGCCGAGGGGGCACGTGAAAAAATCGTGGCAATGCAACGCCGCGAGTTTATTGAAGATACACTCCCCGATATTTTTGCCCAAATGAGGAGTTTAGGCATTACAATCGAGGAGTTAATAAAATTTTACCACGTATCGTAA
- a CDS encoding SusD family outer membrane protein: MERVPKTEISPETFFKTEEDLQMYIYGLYDFPGLGMCTDDYYATTDNGVSVGTPGELVNIMNNSSISSENINGGWSWGQLRKINIFMDNFRKATISQEALNHYEGVARFFRAKFYYDKVLRYNDVPWYETTLETSSEELYKKQDPRTVVVDKIMEDFAFAAQHVRTGQKGGAVDKWVVMTYYARTALFEGSWRKYHPELNLASTANKYFELAATISAEIMAKGGFSIYNTGNPKTDYRTLFISPDLTKNREVILTTIYDYDIRSNGYWAYMFGDYEPCPTKDIIQDYLMADGSYYSSQSNYKTRDYVEEFTSRDNRLYQTFVYPGWELINTETYAQGAGLHIPRLAKSFSGYHQLKGFQNTKGITYNGGIDWPVLRYAEVLLIFAEAKAELGTLTQGDLNATINVLRQRAAMPSMMLNPAIDPVQTARYPLVTNSNILEIRRERRIEFASEGYRYADLMRWNAGKLLERPQLGIYFKGLGKYDMNGDGVEDICLLDKSATIPAVKEKNSLGKDLIYYRVGKYGEAVDAFLENGTSGCMIYAPTMGTFSAPRDYYRPVPKTQVVLNPNLYQQFGWK; this comes from the coding sequence ATGGAACGAGTTCCAAAGACTGAAATATCACCGGAAACGTTTTTCAAAACAGAAGAAGACCTTCAAATGTACATTTACGGACTCTACGATTTCCCCGGTCTGGGAATGTGCACCGATGATTACTATGCAACGACCGACAATGGGGTGTCGGTGGGAACTCCCGGCGAATTGGTAAATATTATGAACAATAGCTCTATCAGCTCTGAGAATATCAATGGTGGTTGGAGCTGGGGACAACTTCGCAAAATCAACATCTTTATGGATAATTTCCGTAAAGCCACCATCTCGCAAGAGGCATTGAACCACTACGAGGGAGTTGCTCGGTTTTTTAGAGCAAAATTCTACTACGACAAAGTGCTTCGTTACAACGATGTACCCTGGTATGAAACAACGTTAGAGACAAGCAGTGAGGAGCTCTATAAAAAACAAGACCCCCGAACAGTTGTCGTAGATAAGATTATGGAGGACTTTGCCTTTGCTGCTCAACACGTTCGCACGGGTCAGAAGGGTGGTGCGGTAGATAAATGGGTGGTGATGACCTACTATGCCCGCACAGCTCTATTCGAGGGGTCGTGGCGTAAGTACCATCCTGAGTTGAACCTTGCCTCTACGGCTAACAAATACTTTGAGTTGGCTGCTACGATTTCGGCAGAGATAATGGCTAAGGGGGGATTCTCAATCTATAATACGGGTAACCCAAAGACAGATTACCGAACACTATTCATCTCGCCCGATTTGACAAAAAATCGCGAAGTGATTCTTACAACCATATACGACTACGATATTCGTTCAAACGGCTACTGGGCTTATATGTTCGGAGATTATGAGCCTTGTCCCACAAAGGATATTATTCAAGACTATCTAATGGCTGACGGCAGCTACTATTCTTCACAGAGCAATTATAAAACAAGGGACTACGTCGAGGAGTTCACCTCTCGCGATAATAGGCTCTACCAGACATTTGTCTATCCCGGTTGGGAGCTAATCAATACCGAGACCTATGCACAGGGTGCGGGGCTTCACATTCCGCGTTTGGCAAAGAGTTTTTCGGGATACCACCAACTCAAAGGTTTTCAGAATACAAAGGGGATCACCTATAATGGCGGCATTGATTGGCCTGTGCTTCGTTACGCCGAAGTGTTGTTAATCTTTGCCGAGGCAAAAGCAGAGTTGGGAACCCTTACACAAGGTGATTTAAATGCAACTATCAACGTTTTGCGCCAACGAGCAGCAATGCCTTCGATGATGTTGAACCCTGCAATCGACCCCGTTCAGACGGCACGCTATCCCCTTGTAACCAATTCTAACATCCTTGAAATACGCCGTGAACGCCGCATAGAATTTGCAAGCGAAGGTTATCGTTATGCCGACCTTATGCGCTGGAATGCCGGAAAACTATTAGAACGACCCCAACTGGGCATCTACTTCAAAGGTCTGGGTAAGTATGATATGAATGGAGACGGGGTTGAGGATATTTGCCTACTGGATAAGAGCGCAACTATTCCTGCCGTAAAGGAGAAAAATTCATTGGGCAAAGATCTAATATACTACAGGGTGGGCAAATATGGTGAGGCTGTTGATGCCTTCCTCGAAAACGGCACGAGCGGTTGTATGATTTATGCTCCCACGATGGGCACATTTTCAGCACCTCGCGACTACTATCGTCCCGTTCCAAAAACTCAAGTCGTACTTAATCCTAATCTATATCAGCAATTTGGCTGGAAATAA
- a CDS encoding SusC/RagA family TonB-linked outer membrane protein: MRKFTQALLILSLLLSAAFASAQVKGLVNTTLDNGKKEPLIGATVIQQGTSRGVTTDIDGHFTINIESKSAVLQISYVGYKTKLVDVVDNSNIEVILEEDATQIEEAVVVGYGTQRKVNLSGAVDQMTAKQLQAKPIANLSQGLQGAIPNLNIDFGSGQPGAVANINIRGTTSVNGGSPLIIIDGVPAESAELNRISPSDISSISVLKDASSAAIYGARAAFGVILITTKQGSVEKSEKLVIDFTTNFAWKKASVLPNKISDPYIYARLLQTSVDNTPWGREIYNDYQLEWARQRSDDPSVEQVRMSQKDAKLYDYMGSTDWTRYYLDNFTPSNNQQLSISGSTEKASYYFSVNQSTENGAIAVANDSYKRYGVRNNVIFRPYKWLTVGNNSNYATSIQEQPSYLSIWDLYNVFPTDVDKNPDGTWANTGMGRVLARITDGGRETTRDDIFTTTFTLAAQIIPEVLKINGDYTFRRQARDYRWNYSKYKIGFGPDDIREEGTNESYRSDSKTTYKSMNLYLNFNKMWGKHTVTALLGYNEESSVYDGFSGRIDKLISSSLPSLNLATGTAKVADWYTDWAIRGIFGRLNYTFDNKYIVELNARYDGSSRFPKSSRFGLFPSVSGAWRIDRESFMDFSESVVSQLKLRASYGSLGNQSVGAYGYISSMASALATPIIGADRPLSVGSPSMVSGNYTWEKVSTTNFGIDLNLLDNKITTSFDFYTRNTEGMLVAGKALPGVLGTSAPKENAADLRTKGWELSVGYNDSFQVGGSPLNFNTRFVLSDSRSHITKFDNPTRLLSQYYVGYEMGEMWGLQSDGFFNSQAEIDALDQSAIIPWGALTITNGWPKYIDRDKNEKIEKGTTVDDPKDLAIIGNTSPRFRYGINLGADWKGFDLNVFLQGVGKRDYYPTHYLYWGFYQQPYAGGYQHLLDFYREFDDKDMSKHSQSYINSGLASANRDAKYPVLQSWLADQNGGAGYNGLVIPQTKYLLDGSYLRIKNITLGYTLPSSLTKKLTIERLRIYVSGDNIFEFSQIKNYFDPEAITNDNTGYVYPFQRTFTVGFNITF; encoded by the coding sequence ATGAGAAAATTTACGCAAGCATTATTAATCTTATCTCTGCTGTTGAGCGCGGCTTTCGCGTCTGCCCAGGTCAAAGGGTTGGTTAACACAACTCTTGACAATGGAAAGAAAGAGCCCTTAATTGGGGCAACAGTGATTCAGCAAGGCACTTCGCGAGGTGTAACCACCGACATTGACGGTCACTTTACAATCAATATCGAGTCCAAGAGTGCTGTCCTACAAATTTCTTACGTGGGCTACAAAACCAAATTGGTTGATGTGGTTGATAATAGCAACATCGAGGTTATATTAGAGGAAGATGCAACCCAAATTGAAGAGGCTGTTGTTGTGGGTTACGGCACCCAACGCAAAGTCAATCTTTCGGGCGCCGTTGACCAGATGACTGCAAAGCAACTTCAAGCGAAACCGATTGCAAACCTTTCACAGGGTCTACAGGGAGCCATCCCAAACCTCAACATTGATTTCGGAAGCGGACAGCCGGGCGCAGTCGCGAATATAAACATTCGCGGCACGACCTCTGTCAATGGTGGTTCTCCGCTGATTATCATCGATGGAGTACCGGCAGAATCGGCAGAATTGAATCGGATTTCGCCGTCTGATATTTCATCAATTTCAGTGCTAAAGGACGCCTCCTCAGCAGCTATTTATGGTGCGAGAGCTGCATTTGGTGTTATTCTGATTACCACAAAACAGGGCAGTGTGGAAAAAAGCGAAAAATTGGTAATTGACTTCACCACAAACTTCGCGTGGAAAAAAGCATCGGTATTGCCAAATAAAATTTCCGACCCATATATATACGCACGATTGCTCCAAACTTCGGTTGATAACACACCTTGGGGGCGCGAAATTTACAACGATTACCAGTTGGAGTGGGCGCGTCAGCGCTCTGACGACCCCTCGGTTGAGCAGGTGAGAATGAGCCAGAAAGATGCTAAATTATATGATTATATGGGTAGTACCGACTGGACTCGCTACTATTTAGATAACTTTACACCTTCCAACAATCAGCAGCTCTCGATTTCGGGAAGCACGGAAAAGGCGAGCTACTACTTCTCGGTAAATCAAAGTACCGAAAACGGTGCAATAGCAGTTGCAAATGACAGCTACAAACGATACGGAGTTCGCAACAACGTGATTTTCCGCCCATATAAATGGCTGACAGTTGGCAATAACAGCAACTACGCAACCTCAATACAGGAGCAACCGAGCTATCTTTCGATTTGGGATTTATATAATGTCTTCCCAACGGATGTTGATAAAAACCCTGACGGAACGTGGGCTAATACCGGTATGGGGCGTGTGCTTGCCCGAATTACCGATGGTGGTCGCGAAACCACTCGAGATGATATTTTTACAACCACATTTACACTTGCCGCCCAAATCATACCGGAGGTTCTCAAAATCAATGGCGATTACACCTTCCGCCGTCAGGCTCGTGACTACCGATGGAACTATTCAAAATACAAGATAGGTTTCGGTCCTGATGATATAAGAGAGGAGGGCACAAATGAGAGCTACCGCAGCGACAGTAAAACAACATATAAGTCAATGAACTTATACCTCAATTTCAATAAAATGTGGGGCAAACACACAGTAACGGCACTATTGGGATACAACGAAGAATCGAGTGTGTATGATGGTTTTTCGGGTAGAATTGACAAACTTATTTCATCGTCTTTGCCCTCGTTGAATTTGGCAACGGGCACAGCAAAAGTTGCCGATTGGTACACAGATTGGGCTATCAGAGGCATTTTTGGACGATTGAATTACACGTTTGATAACAAATATATTGTTGAACTCAACGCAAGGTACGATGGTTCGTCTCGTTTCCCAAAATCATCTCGCTTTGGGCTATTCCCTTCTGTTTCCGGCGCTTGGAGAATTGACAGAGAGTCTTTTATGGATTTTTCGGAATCGGTAGTTTCGCAACTCAAACTTCGTGCCTCTTATGGTAGTTTAGGTAATCAATCGGTTGGCGCATATGGGTACATTAGCTCGATGGCATCGGCTCTGGCTACGCCAATCATCGGGGCTGACAGACCGCTATCGGTAGGTTCGCCTTCGATGGTCTCGGGCAATTACACTTGGGAGAAGGTGAGCACAACTAACTTTGGTATCGACCTGAACCTGTTAGACAACAAGATAACAACATCGTTCGACTTTTACACTCGCAACACCGAGGGAATGTTGGTCGCGGGTAAAGCTCTACCTGGTGTGCTGGGCACATCCGCACCTAAGGAGAATGCAGCAGACCTGCGCACAAAGGGCTGGGAACTCAGCGTTGGCTACAACGATTCGTTCCAAGTCGGAGGTTCGCCGCTGAATTTCAATACAAGATTTGTACTCTCTGACAGCCGCTCTCACATCACCAAGTTTGACAATCCGACCAGACTTCTATCCCAGTATTATGTTGGATACGAGATGGGGGAAATGTGGGGTTTGCAGAGCGACGGCTTCTTCAACTCGCAAGCCGAAATTGATGCCTTAGACCAAAGTGCAATCATTCCGTGGGGAGCTTTGACCATCACCAACGGGTGGCCTAAATATATAGATAGAGACAAGAACGAAAAGATTGAGAAGGGTACAACTGTGGATGACCCCAAAGACCTTGCCATCATTGGCAACACCTCACCTCGCTTCCGGTATGGCATTAACTTGGGCGCGGATTGGAAGGGCTTTGATTTGAACGTATTCCTACAAGGGGTCGGCAAAAGAGACTACTACCCGACACACTACCTCTATTGGGGATTCTATCAACAACCCTATGCCGGAGGATACCAACACCTGCTGGATTTCTATCGCGAATTTGACGATAAGGATATGTCGAAACATTCGCAATCATACATCAACTCAGGTCTTGCCAGTGCAAATAGAGATGCAAAGTATCCGGTACTTCAATCGTGGCTTGCCGACCAAAATGGCGGAGCAGGATATAATGGGTTGGTTATCCCTCAAACAAAATACCTGCTGGACGGTTCATATCTTAGAATCAAGAATATAACGCTTGGTTATACTCTTCCGTCTTCGCTGACAAAGAAATTAACCATCGAACGACTGAGGATTTATGTGAGTGGGGATAATATCTTTGAATTTTCACAAATTAAAAATTATTTCGACCCCGAGGCTATCACAAATGACAATACCGGGTATGTTTATCCATTCCAAAGAACATTTACGGTAGGTTTTAACATCACTTTCTAA
- a CDS encoding LSU ribosomal protein L17p: MRHNKTVNHLGRQSAHRKSLMANMACSLVLHKRIKTTLAKAKALQGYVEPLITKAKEDTTHSRRTVFAYLKQKEAVAEMFGPIAQRVGDRPGGYTRILKTGFRLGDAAEMCFIELVDYNETYTNDKKAAKASAKRTRRAGAAKPKATTADVVADTEAPIAVVE; this comes from the coding sequence ATGAGACACAATAAAACAGTAAATCACCTTGGTCGTCAGTCTGCTCACCGCAAGTCTTTGATGGCTAATATGGCTTGCTCTTTGGTACTTCACAAACGTATCAAAACAACTCTTGCCAAGGCAAAGGCGTTGCAGGGTTATGTAGAGCCGCTCATCACAAAGGCAAAAGAAGACACTACGCACTCTCGCCGTACGGTTTTTGCATATTTGAAGCAGAAAGAGGCTGTGGCAGAGATGTTCGGTCCTATTGCTCAGAGAGTTGGTGACCGTCCCGGTGGCTACACTCGTATTCTTAAGACAGGTTTCCGTTTGGGCGATGCTGCTGAGATGTGCTTTATTGAGCTGGTGGACTACAACGAAACTTACACCAACGATAAGAAGGCTGCTAAGGCTTCAGCTAAACGCACTCGTCGTGCCGGCGCTGCTAAGCCAAAGGCGACAACTGCCGATGTGGTAGCTGACACCGAAGCTCCGATAGCGGTTGTTGAATAG
- a CDS encoding ABC transporter ATP-binding protein → MVTIQNLSFSYKARPVFSGLSMELSEGSVYGLLGKNGAGKTTLLKIIAGLLSPKSGSISTLGEIPTKRTPKMLGEVFFLPEEFDLPRMSITEYAKYYGVFYPNFSQKDLDRYLENLEVEANQNLHTMSFGQKKKAMIAFALACNTKLLIMDEPTNGLDIPSKSCFRRVIASIAEQDRTIIISTHQVRDLDQLIDAVVILDESSILLNASVGEITSKLCFTHLSPEEDAIYAEQTIHGRWGVKVNSEALDSPMDMEILFNATTANRAAIKEIFKR, encoded by the coding sequence ATGGTAACAATTCAAAATCTTTCATTCTCCTACAAGGCTCGCCCTGTATTTTCGGGGCTTTCGATGGAGTTGAGCGAAGGTTCGGTTTACGGGCTTCTTGGCAAAAACGGGGCAGGTAAGACCACACTTTTGAAAATTATTGCGGGTCTGTTGTCGCCCAAGTCGGGTTCAATATCGACCCTTGGCGAAATTCCCACAAAGCGCACTCCCAAGATGTTGGGGGAGGTCTTTTTTCTCCCTGAGGAGTTTGATTTGCCCAGAATGTCAATCACTGAGTACGCTAAGTATTACGGTGTATTCTACCCCAACTTCTCGCAAAAGGATTTGGATAGGTATCTCGAAAATCTCGAAGTGGAGGCTAATCAGAATCTGCACACTATGTCTTTCGGGCAGAAGAAGAAGGCGATGATTGCCTTTGCCTTGGCGTGCAATACTAAGCTGCTGATTATGGACGAACCCACCAATGGGCTTGATATTCCGAGCAAGAGCTGCTTTCGCCGCGTGATTGCGAGTATCGCCGAACAGGATCGCACAATCATTATCTCGACCCATCAAGTGCGCGACTTAGACCAACTCATTGATGCCGTTGTGATTTTGGACGAAAGCTCCATCCTGCTCAACGCCTCGGTGGGCGAAATCACAAGCAAGCTCTGCTTCACTCACCTCTCGCCCGAGGAGGATGCAATCTACGCCGAGCAGACAATTCACGGACGTTGGGGTGTGAAGGTTAATTCCGAGGCTCTTGATTCACCGATGGATATGGAGATACTTTTCAACGCCACCACCGCCAATCGCGCAGCAATAAAGGAGATCTTTAAGCGATGA